Part of the Penicillium digitatum chromosome 4, complete sequence genome is shown below.
CCCCTTCACACCCTCCAAACCGAGCAGACGTGCCGGCGCAGCAGTGACAGCATTGATAGCCGCAGCCGTTGACGCACCCGACCAACGGCGGAAATTGTTAACACACTCGATAAGGGTAGCCGAAGACCCAGCAATCTTATCAGAGCCCTCAAGCGTCAACCGCGCACCGGTCTTGACGATTCGTTCCCCGTTCGTCCACTCATAGACACCGTCAGGCAGACCACATAGACGCATAGCATCGGTAACCAAGATCAACCCATCCGGGTGCGCGTTGTACGCGATCTTGATGGAAGTGGGATGCAAATGGATGCCGTCGGCGATAACACCGTAAAACGGCCTGCGCCGCTCACTCTGTCCTAGCAGACCGAAAACACCGGGGTTGCGGTGGTAGAAGGGCCGCATGGCGTTGAAAAGGTGGGTGATCATGCAGGCACCCTTATTTGTGGCTGCGACAGCCTGCTCGTAGGTTGCGTCGGAGTGGCCGATTGAATAGATGATGTTGCGCTTGGCGATTTCGGGAATGTAAGCCATCATGTTGCCGACTTCGGGAGCGGCTGTGATCATCTTAATTGGGCTGACACTGCCCATGTTATCAATACCATAGCAGTAGATGAGGTCATCAAAGGTTTCCGCGGCGCGCAGCACTTCGGACTTGTGAATGCCATTGCGGCCGGGGCTGATAAATGGGCCTTCGGCATGTGCACCTAGTGACTCGGCACCGTCTTGGGGCGTATGGGTTCCTGATGTTGGGCCGAGGGAGGGGAGTACCTGATAGAAGAAAGCTTAATTTCTTTTCCGGGGTGGAGGGTGAGGAGTTGCTCAGAGCGTTGCGCTTTGCTTACCTTCCAGTATACCTCGGGGGTGGAGCTCACGAGCGTCGGGAGGTAGGAGGTGACACCAGTTCGGGCCAATCCACGGTTCACCATGCGCAAACCCTCATCATATTTCTCCTTTGTCTCACAGGGTACAGAGAAATCAAAGCCATGGGCACCGTTCAACTGGACATCAATCATACCCGGGGCAATGATGCGGCCGCCGAGGTCGATGATCTCGTCGGGGGATAGGTGCAATCCATAGAAAGCCTCTTGATCCTTCAGGATCTTTCCGGTCAAAGAGTCAATCCAGAGATCTTGCTCGACCAAGTTCAAGCCGCACACCAAGCGGCAGTTGGTGAACTTGGTAATGCGCGGGGTAGAAGTCTTGCCCGGCATTGTAGGGAAGTTTATCAGATCAAGTTaggtggaagaaaagaagaggggTGAACCCAAGTACATAAACCATCCAGGCACAATGATGTAACAGTAAACTGCGTGACATTCGGCATGCCGATGTGGTATACAAAATAGGACCTAGGTATATGGTCTGTCCTCGTATTGTATTTTGTAAAGTTCCGTACAGATTTCTTTTTGTAAATTACGAGGCTCGGTTATCGGTAATAACCATGCCTGACAGTACCTGACAGTACCTGACAGCCCCGTATCAACTCCCCGCAAGCGACCTACCCGCATGCGGGTTCTTCAAATGCAACATCTCCGCAAGTGGAACATCTCCCTTCTTTTATAACATGATCTTTCTCTGATTTCCACATCTCCACATGATGACTCCCTCCTTTCCTGCCCCCAAAAATTAACTGACATCAGCTATGTAGGATGTATGTCGCATTCAACGAATATGGATCCTCAAGAGATAAGCCAAGTCGTGTGACTAGGTTGTCTACTAATAGGCCTTAGCTTCGTcctaaaaaaagaaatccatTTTTTCTATTTCAGAACCTTGGCAACGAGATCAATCTACATTCTTCACCATTCTTCAGGTTGTTTTTCACGTGGAGAACATTCCTGGGGCCCCTTGGCTCGCTTGTTGATGACTATTTTATTTTTCCCTCGTCCCCTGTAAATCTTGTTTTCCTACCCATGACTGAGCCAGAGAAacaagaaagagagaagcagATGGAGAAGTCGACAGAATTATATGCGTCGATGTCTACCTCGATGTCTACCTCGATGTCTACTCCGCAGGATCCAGAGTCAGGTGTGGACCAAGCGGTAATAGGCCCCGCATGGATGTACAAGCCACTATGCAAGATTGGCAAATGGGAGGCTCCTTACTTTGCCTCACCAGAGATACAACTATATCTGGTGTCGTTTGTTTGCTTTCTATGTCCCGGAATGTTCAACGCCGTCAGCGGTCTCGGTGGCGGCGGTCAAGTCAACACCCACGATGTGAACAACGCCAACACTGCACTAAACAGTATCTTCGCAGTAGTCGGTTTCTTCGCCGGCTCCATTGCCAATCGCATTGGTCTGCGGCTTACCCTCTCCCTGGGTGGGTTCGGGTACTTCCTCTACGTTGCGTCGCTCCTGTCATACAATATCAACAAAAATTCGGCCTTCCTAATTTTCGCTGGAGCTCTGCTTGGTATCTGTGCTGGTCTGCTGTGGTGTGCTCAAGGTGCAGTCATATTGAGTTATCCACATGAGCATGAGAAAGGAAAATACATTGCGATCTTCTGGGTGATTTTCAATTTGGGTGGTGTTATTGGTGGCTTGGTATGTTTATTTGCATATTTGCACACCTTGAAATCCCTCCAGAACAATCCACTAATATCAGCAGGTTCCTCTCGGTCAAAATATACACTCGACCGCCGGCAATGTCAACAATGGCACCTACATTGTCTTCCTTGTTCTAATGGCCATTGGGTTCGTTCTCTGCTGGTGTCTCGTAGATTGCAAGCACGTCCAGCGCAAGGACGGCTCACGCGTTATTGTGATCAAGAACCCAACCTGGAAATCCGAGTTTTTGGGTCTTTGGGAGACACTGATCAACGACTCGTACATCGTCCTGATGTTCCCTATGTTCCTGGCCAGCAACTGGTTCTACGCATACCACTTCAATGCAGTAAATCTCGCCTATTTCAATGTTCGCACTCGAGCCCTGAACAGTCTATTGTACTGGCTGATGCAGATGGTGGGTGCTTTCGTATTCGGCAAGTTGTTGGATTTGAAGGGCCTCTCGCGGCCGTGGCGCGCCAAGCTCAACTTTGGCATCCTGCTCGCTATCACCATGGGCATCTGGGGTGGAGGATATGCTTTCCAGAAGCGCTATACCCGGGAAACCAAGGGTCTCAACACGGATTTCACCGACCGCGGCTACATCGGACCCATGTTCCTGTACATGTTCTATGGATTCTACGACGCTGCTTTTCAGACCTGTACTTACTGGTACATTGGTTCTCTCTCCAATAACAGCCGCAAGTTGGCCAACTTTGCTGGTTTCTACAAGGGTATCCAGTCTGCTGGCGCTGCCGGAATGTGGAGGTAAGCGACCCtgctcttttcttctctttgccCTTTCTGTAACTAAGATACGGTCAGCCTGGATGCAAAGGAGACTGCATATATGACCGAATTTGCCTCTTGCTGGGGTATGCTGGTCGGTAGTATGCTAGTTGCCTCGCCTGT
Proteins encoded:
- a CDS encoding N-acetylglucosamine-6-phosphate deacetylase (NagA), putative translates to MPGKTSTPRITKFTNCRLVCGLNLVEQDLWIDSLTGKILKDQEAFYGLHLSPDEIIDLGGRIIAPGMIDVQLNGAHGFDFSVPCETKEKYDEGLRMVNRGLARTGVTSYLPTLVSSTPEVYWKVLPSLGPTSGTHTPQDGAESLGAHAEGPFISPGRNGIHKSEVLRAAETFDDLIYCYGIDNMGSVSPIKMITAAPEVGNMMAYIPEIAKRNIIYSIGHSDATYEQAVAATNKGACMITHLFNAMRPFYHRNPGVFGLLGQSERRRPFYGVIADGIHLHPTSIKIAYNAHPDGLILVTDAMRLCGLPDGVYEWTNGERIVKTGARLTLEGSDKIAGSSATLIECVNNFRRWSGASTAAAINAVTAAPARLLGLEGVKGSLESGADADLIVLGESEDPFTGPALTVDQVWKLGTKIHDTDKAAIVAA
- a CDS encoding Major facilitator superfamily domain, general substrate transporter is translated as MTEPEKQEREKQMEKSTELYASMSTSMSTSMSTPQDPESGVDQAVIGPAWMYKPLCKIGKWEAPYFASPEIQLYLVSFVCFLCPGMFNAVSGLGGGGQVNTHDVNNANTALNSIFAVVGFFAGSIANRIGLRLTLSLGGFGYFLYVASLLSYNINKNSAFLIFAGALLGICAGLLWCAQGAVILSYPHEHEKGKYIAIFWVIFNLGGVIGGLVPLGQNIHSTAGNVNNGTYIVFLVLMAIGFVLCWCLVDCKHVQRKDGSRVIVIKNPTWKSEFLGLWETLINDSYIVLMFPMFLASNWFYAYHFNAVNLAYFNVRTRALNSLLYWLMQMVGAFVFGKLLDLKGLSRPWRAKLNFGILLAITMGIWGGGYAFQKRYTRETKGLNTDFTDRGYIGPMFLYMFYGFYDAAFQTCTYWYIGSLSNNSRKLANFAGFYKGIQSAGAAGMWSLDAKETAYMTEFASCWGMLVGSMLVASPVIFFKVKDSTAVADDLRFSDETATEVLGYINEMSEMDKPCTETDTPTETLRDSHEETTTK